From Lolium perenne isolate Kyuss_39 chromosome 5, Kyuss_2.0, whole genome shotgun sequence, a single genomic window includes:
- the LOC139831231 gene encoding uncharacterized protein: MKVGDTSQIEHSRWRSLIKAAKPNTKKILAYLGIKPASTPSSSRPELIFDNYTPTSAPSNVSPSSRARRAFADTAPVDDTLSQELDELRQQLQYAKKQTLVMMEQSRKSSEAEKIALQQAHEAVAAKEIAASEAEKATTRENFMLELMNEASADMSGAFVDAAAEEERVNARTTLLVNLSLDHGSLFWATPERTRQIVRFQDRASQTRDFLDFCTKTLSMVYNSMFPRSVQPKTLPELMERFKDARSIHDFVKAQLVAGARFALIMLQICHSKLDLTQVVEKVHQKVKRRRVGVDRINTKVTPIAEEMIEDLLRMDADFFADGHYADFLGAAPEENRVTLDDILNQD; this comes from the exons atgaaggttggcgacaccagccagatagagcattcgagatggaggtcgctgatcaaggcagccaagcccaacactaagaagatcttggcgtatctggggatcaagccagcttcgactcctagctcctcgaggccggag ttgatatttgataactatactccaacttccgctccttccaatgtatcgccttcttctcgtgcgaggagagcttttgctgatactgcacctgtcgacgataccttgtcgcaagaactggatgaacttcggcagcaacttcagtatgcgaagaagcaaacacttgtgatgatggagcaatctcgtaagtcatctgaagccgaaaaaattgctcttcaacaagctcacgaagccgtggctgctaaggaaattgctgcttccgaggctgaaaaggcaactactcgagaaaatttcatgctcgaattaatgaatgaagccagtgcagatatgtcgg gtgcctttgttgatgctgctgccgaggaagagagggtaaatgctaggacaaccctccttgttaatctttccctggaccatggttcgttgttttgggctaccccagagaggacccgccaaattgtcagatttcaagatcgcgcctctcaaactcgcgatttccttgacttctgtaccaagaccttgtccatggtttacaactccatgtttcctcggagcgtccaaccaaaaactcttcctgaattgatggaaaggttcaaggatgctcgcagtatccatgattttgtcaaagctcaactagtagctggcgccagatttgctcttatcatgctccaaatctgccactcgaagcttgaccttacccaggttgtcgagaaggttcaccaaaaagtaaaacgtcggagagttggtgttgacaggattaacacgaaggttacgcctatagccgaagaaatgattgaagacctacttcggatggatgccgacttttttgccgatggccattatgccgattttcttggtgctgctcctgaggaaaacagggttactcttgatgacatattgaatcaagactag